The Xiphophorus hellerii strain 12219 chromosome 7, Xiphophorus_hellerii-4.1, whole genome shotgun sequence nucleotide sequence GAAGGACGTACATCTTCATTCCTAATTGTTCTACTTTGGTGCGCTTGTCCCGAACTGAAAACCCCTCTGACCTTTTCAGGTGCAGGAACATTCCCCGGGTTACCACGCTCGACTGGAGCCATTCTTTGATTTTATCATCTCAGTTTGTGACACTAGACTGGTAGGTGTTTATGTGAAGCATCCCGGTCCAGGGCTCAGGCCACCGTCTTCctgtttgattttaaagtatTAACGTATGTCCGTAACAGAACAGGGACAACGACACCCTGAAAGAGCTGCTGAGAGTGAACGTGGAGAGGCCGGTCAAGATGCTGCTGTACAACAGCCGGACGCAAACTGTCCGGGAGACGACCATCACACCCAGCAACACGTGGGGCGGCCAGGGCCTTCTGGGGCTCAGCATTCGCTTCTGCAGCTTTGAAAGAGCCAATCAGAACGTTTGGCACGTCTTGGTGAGTGTGCAGGTCTCGTCGAAGCTCTGTTTGCCATCTGATCCACTGAGTTAATGTTTGCGTGTATTGTTTCTTTATTGAGGAGGTGGAGCCAAACTCTCCTGCAGGCCTGGCTGATTTGAGGCCCTACGTTGACTACATAATCGGAGCGGACACGGCTATGCGTGAGGTATATATACCCTCTATGCTGATTGGAAGTCGTTTGTGTGGTGGCTTGCAAAACGATTCACTCTTCAACTGCGAAcatcagaatatatttttggcAATTTCATTTCAGACAGACAGAGTGGTGAAGAATCTCgaaatgaaatttaaattatACTTTGGTCCctacgttttttttttgaaaatagaaataaagatctgaaaagtgtggtgtgcatttataGTCGGTGGTACTGAGTCAGTACTTTGTTGATTCACTGCAAACGCAGCTCCGTCTCTTTTGGGCTCTGTCTCTACCAGCGCTTCATTGTTTGCCCATTCTTTTCTACAAAGAAGAATGTCAGATTGGATGAAGAGTGTCTGAGAACAACCGTTTTCAAGTTCCATGTTgtcttgactttgactaggccatttgaACACacgaatatgctttgatctcaAGCATTTCGTTGTAGTTCTGGCTTAATGTTTAGGGTTGACATCCTTCTTAAAGTGAagctctaacaggttttctgtcAGGATTGCTCCTGTATCTTcccaacaacttttttttttaatttaatacatcTGCTGAACCAAAGCATCCAAACAACACAACGCTGACGCCGCTTTGTTTACTGTCTGGACTGACACTTTTACTAGGCACTTAAGATCAAATTCGCTGCATATCTATACCTGGTCTGCACTTTTGTTCCCTGAACAGAGCGAAGACCTGTTCTCTCTCGTCGAAGCGCACGAAGGGAAGGAGCTGAAGCTCTACGTTTACAACACAGACGCAGACAACTGCCGCGAGGTGATCATCACCCCGAACTCTGACTGGGGCGGAGATGGCAGGTATGATGCGCGGAGAAAATGAGCCGCGTTGCCTTTTGACAATGGAAAATTGAGGCAATACTTTTGGAAAGCACATTGGAGAGATTACGTTGCTGATCATTTTACtgagacataaaataaataggcACAAAACTTAATTGCCTCTGGTGCAAGTCTGCCTCCTCTATTTGAATCTTTATGGGCCAGATGCAAACTTCCCCTAATTCCAAAAAGCAGGTGCCTCCTCTGAAAGTGATtgtgaaatctgattttctCTCCCATCTTTAGCCAAGAATAGAAATAGACACTCCTCTGATTAGTCATTTATCTTCAAGCAGGTTTGTCAGCTTGGCATGACCAAAGGAAATACCAAAGTATAACATTGCAACAACTGGTGCATCAAGCAAGACATATCTTAAATGCCCTCTTCTCCTGGAACAGTAGGAACGGTGGATGCCTCCAGTGATTCTTCTGCATAGGAGGAAGAGCTGGTCTTCAACTAACCAGAGAGTTTTATATATTAGGCTCTTCCACGTGGTCAGCATTTTTGACATAGTGATCCCTTTGAAACTCGTCATGCAGGCCAGGCGTTTGAAAACTCCTCCCACTTTTCTGCGTCATCGTTTTGACCCAGTTCACCCGCCGGCTGACTTGTCAAGGAATGCTTTCCATGTTTGCAAGAAAAGCAGACTTTTCAGAGTAAAgattacattaaaacaaacaaaaaaataaattatttgattatAAACAAAAGACTGAAATGCTGACAAGTCAGGTGAATGTGTGACTCCTGGTTTATCTGCTGTTCATAGATCCCCAGACTTTTCAACTCAGACAGGTCCTGGGTTAAAATTTCTGCTAGAGTTTCTTTGTGTGGCTCTTTGTGACTGAACTTAACTTGAAGCTATTAATGTGttaaatcattaaatgttttagttttgctttcaaAGTTTCACTAcgggtttggtttgtttcagCATCTTATTTctggaaaaactaaaacctttCTTGAGCTGTTCTGCTATTTTGTCTGTATTTCTGTTTCCGCAGTCTCGGGTGCAAGATTGGGTTTGGTTACCTGCACAGGATACCTACACTTAAGGAGGAAAAGAACTCCCGTTCCCCTTCACAGAATCATAAGGCATCTCATATACCCAAAGACGGCTACACAGAGGTAAGGTGACATGTTCGTGGTAACTCAAGCCAGAAAAATGACACATTGCTTCATCTCTTTCAAgattttgttgacatttagaGATAAAGAAATTCTGGTTACCAGGTCCAACTCTCTGCTGTCATTCCAACCGTTCCAGTTGTCATCTCGTCTTCTGCTCCAACTGGATTAGAGCAGCCTCTCAGCAGCTTATCAGTCAGCTCTGAGCCAACGGCTGTCCTCGTTAACACGCCGACAGGTGAAACACCGAATCTGATTCTTTAATCAGATTCTTTCAAATTTTTACTGGCAAATCCTGGATTTACCAGTCATATTAAATTGACCTTTTCGTTGACATGTTTCTACTACCATCCTGCTGTTTCAGGAATTCCCGTCATCCCACCGCCCAACCATGCAATTCCCAAGCAAACACACCGTCTGCCTGTAAATGGTGCTGCAACACAACCAGGTTTGTAAGCTTGTTTTTACATCACAAGTAACCAAAAGTTGCACAAAAGAATAAACggttaaagaaaatgaattaaGTGTCTCGTTAGTTACGCCATATAATTATCTCGAATACTAGAGCTATTGACAGCATTACACTACATGTTCAGCGTTTTGCAACAAGTTTAGAAGCGAGACCATTGCTGAGTACGGATAAGGACGGAAAAAGACGTCGAAAAGCCCTGAATGTTCCCAGTGTTGTTGTTGGAAGTACGGTATGCTGATTGGAATTTAAAGAAACGGTGGCTAAAGTGCAGAAAGTGGAAGCTTTCAGTGTCTGCTGTAAGATTCCTGAGGAGTCAGGTGGTGAAAAACCCTCGACTGACTGAAAAGGTCCTGCAGCCACCCAGGTTCCAGTTCATACAGTCAGGCCCATACTAAACCCTACAGGGCTTCATGTCTAGTAGTAAACTGGACATTCTAAAGCCTCTGACTCAGCCATATGCCTggaggagagaaaatgaaacGTACACTGAACAAAACCACCGCGTCTACTGTAAAGCATGGTGTTGGCCCGGTGATGCTGTGGGGCTGTTTTATTCTGCATTGAATATTTCTAGGAATCCAATAGTCATTAGGtggtattttgttttgaatttggaGCTGTTGAGCTGTTTAAATTGTTCACTCGTTGAAACTGCTGCTGGTTTGGATACTTTGCCAATTAACTTAAATTGTGTGTTAGTTGAAAAAAATGGGATTGCTGCTGTATTTATAAACAAACGGACTCCACTCTGTATCTAAAGTTGCTTTGATTTCTTGTTGCTCAGGCTTGATTCCCGTTCCTGGAGCTATTCCAGCCTTCAATAATTTCCCAAACCTAAACGCTACTTCGCCAGAAGTGGGTCATGTTCTGCCGCCTGGACGTGGGATACAGCATGACGGTATGCTACGCTTCACCTCTCTGTGATTAGATTCTAAATAATTGTGAATGCTGTTTGAAGTTctgtatttcacaaaaaatacagtgaaaataGCTGCTTGTATCACACACATCCtcctgtttaaatgttttcatttgctgaaAATAGTTAATagcatgaattatttttatggaGTCAACATTCTTTTAAGCAATCTTGTGTTTGTAAGTTTTCAATTTATTGACGGAGAAAAGCCATCCACAACAACATGCGCATATGTGAAAAACGAATAATAAACTGATCATCAAAATCAGGATTTTCTGGTAGATGGCAGAATTTATGACTTAAGTCATTCAGGTCCTGAAGCACCAGTGCCCCACATTATCACATGTatgagtttggttttttttctgaatcagaTGTAAGATGTAACGTGCACACACTTGTTTTCTCAacagtccacagaatattttatgaAGTCTTGGGGAACAAGAGGATGTTTTTTGGGGAAAATG carries:
- the LOC116722546 gene encoding Golgi reassembly-stacking protein 2 isoform X2, which codes for MGGSQSVQIPGGGSEGYHVLRVQEHSPGYHARLEPFFDFIISVCDTRLNRDNDTLKELLRVNVERPVKMLLYNSRTQTVRETTITPSNTWGGQGLLGLSIRFCSFERANQNVWHVLEVEPNSPAGLADLRPYVDYIIGADTAMRESEDLFSLVEAHEGKELKLYVYNTDADNCREVIITPNSDWGGDGSLGCKIGFGYLHRIPTLKEEKNSRSPSQNHKASHIPKDGYTEVQLSAVIPTVPVVISSSAPTGLEQPLSSLSVSSEPTAVLVNTPTGIPVIPPPNHAIPKQTHRLPVNGAATQPGLPPLNLPAAVSSVTPPDFIYPPVAVNSHTAIYPSSTIHMNSSLTKAPSHSSVPNSGAINFTVTVDSS
- the LOC116722546 gene encoding Golgi reassembly-stacking protein 2 isoform X1; this translates as MGGSQSVQIPGGGSEGYHVLRVQEHSPGYHARLEPFFDFIISVCDTRLNRDNDTLKELLRVNVERPVKMLLYNSRTQTVRETTITPSNTWGGQGLLGLSIRFCSFERANQNVWHVLEVEPNSPAGLADLRPYVDYIIGADTAMRESEDLFSLVEAHEGKELKLYVYNTDADNCREVIITPNSDWGGDGSLGCKIGFGYLHRIPTLKEEKNSRSPSQNHKASHIPKDGYTEVQLSAVIPTVPVVISSSAPTGLEQPLSSLSVSSEPTAVLVNTPTGIPVIPPPNHAIPKQTHRLPVNGAATQPGLIPVPGAIPAFNNFPNLNATSPEVGHVLPPGRGIQHDGLPPLNLPAAVSSVTPPDFIYPPVAVNSHTAIYPSSTIHMNSSLTKAPSHSSVPNSGAINFTVTVDSS
- the LOC116722546 gene encoding Golgi reassembly-stacking protein 2 isoform X3, coding for MLLYNSRTQTVRETTITPSNTWGGQGLLGLSIRFCSFERANQNVWHVLEVEPNSPAGLADLRPYVDYIIGADTAMRESEDLFSLVEAHEGKELKLYVYNTDADNCREVIITPNSDWGGDGSLGCKIGFGYLHRIPTLKEEKNSRSPSQNHKASHIPKDGYTEVQLSAVIPTVPVVISSSAPTGLEQPLSSLSVSSEPTAVLVNTPTGIPVIPPPNHAIPKQTHRLPVNGAATQPGLIPVPGAIPAFNNFPNLNATSPEVGHVLPPGRGIQHDGLPPLNLPAAVSSVTPPDFIYPPVAVNSHTAIYPSSTIHMNSSLTKAPSHSSVPNSGAINFTVTVDSS